One Tamandua tetradactyla isolate mTamTet1 chromosome 19, mTamTet1.pri, whole genome shotgun sequence genomic region harbors:
- the LOC143663155 gene encoding LOW QUALITY PROTEIN: coatomer subunit gamma-1-like (The sequence of the model RefSeq protein was modified relative to this genomic sequence to represent the inferred CDS: inserted 2 bases in 2 codons; substituted 2 bases at 2 genomic stop codons), protein MLKKFDKKDEELGGGSNPFQHLEKSTVLQEARVFNXTPINPRKGAHILTKILYLINQGEHLGTIEAIEAFFAMTKLFQSNDPTLRRMCYLTVKEMSCIAEDVIIVTSSVTKDMTGKEDNYWGPAVRALCRITDSTMLQAIERYMKQAIVDKVPSVSSSALVSSLHLLKGSFDVVKHWVDEAQEAASSDNIMVQYHTLGLLYHVHKNDGLAVNKMISKFTRQGLKSPFAYCMMIRVASKQLKEEDSSHDSPLFDLIESCLHNKHEMVVYEATSAIVILPGCSAKELALTVSVLQLFCSSTKAALCYAAVHTLNKVAMKHPSTVTACNLNLENLVMDSNRSIATLAITTLLKTGSESSIXLMRQISFMSEISDEFKVVFVQAISALCQKYPCKHAILMNFLVTMLREEGVFEYKRAIVDCIITIIEENSECKETGLSHLCELIEDCEFTVLVTHILHLLGQEGPKTNNPSKYICFIYNRVVLEHKEVRAGAVSALAKFGTQNEEMLPSILVLLKRCVMDDDNEVRDRATFCLNVLEQKLKALNAGYILNGLTVSIPGLERALQQCTLEPSEKTFDLKSVSLATIPIAEQRTKSTPITAVKQPEKVAATXQEIFQEQLAMVPEFCGLGPLFKSSPESMALTEAETEYVICCTKHTFTDHMVFRFDCTNTLNDQTLENVTVHMEPTEAYEVLCCVPAQSLPYNQPGTCYTLVALPKEDPTAVACTFSCMMKFTVKDCDPTAGETDNEGYEDEYMLEDLEVTVTDHIQKVMKLNFEAAWDEVGDRFEKEETFTLSTIKTLEEAVVNIVKFXGMHPCERSDKVPDSKSTHMLLLPSVFQGGHDILMCSWLLLLDTVTMQMTARSVEELPVDIILASVD, encoded by the exons ATGCTGAAGAAATTCGACAAGAAGGACGAGGAGTTGGGTGGAGGCTCCAACCCATTCCAACACCTTGAGAAGAGTACAGTACTTCAGGAGGCACGTGTATTTAATTAAACTCCCATCAACCCTCGGAAAGGTGCCCACATCCTCACCAAGATCCTTTACCTCATAAACCAGGGGGAGCATCTTGGCACCATTGAGGCAATCGAAGCCTTCTTTGCTATGACCAAGCTCTTTCAGTCCAATGATCCCACACTCCGTCGGATGTGCTATTTGACTGTCAAGGAAATGTCTTGCATTGCAGAGGATGTCATCATTGTCACCAGCAGCGTCACAAAAGACATGACTGGGAAAGAAGACAACTACTGGGGCCCAGCAGTGCGAGCCCTCTGCCGGATCACTGACAGCACCATGCTACAGGCCATTGAGCGCTACATGAAACAGGCTATCGTGGACAAGGTGCCCAGTGTCTCCAGCTCCGCCCTGGTGTCGTCCCTGCACCTGCTGAAGGGCAGCTTCGATGTGGTCAAGCACTGGGTGGACGAGGCCCAGGAGGCGGCATCCAGTGACAACATCATGGTCCAGTACCACACCCTGGGGCTCCTGTACCACGTGCATAAGAATGATggc CTGGCTGTCAATAAGATGATCAGCAAGTTCACTCGGCAAGGCCTCAAGTCTCCCTTTGCCTACTGCATGATGATCCGGGTGGCCAGCAAGCAGCTGAAGGAGGAAGACAGCAGCCATGACAGCCcactgtttgacttaattgagAGCTGCCTGCACAACAAGCACGAGATGGTGGTATACGAAGCCACCTCCGCCATTGTCATCCTGCCAGGCTGCAGTGCCAAAGAGTTGGCCCTCACCGTGTCAGTGCTCCAGCTTTTCTGCAGCTCAACCAAGGCCGCTCTCTGCTATGCTGCTGTCCACACCCTCAATAAGGTTGCCATGAAGCATCCATCCACGGTGACAGCCTGTAACCTGAACCTGGAGAACCTGGTGATGGATTCCAATCGCAGCATTGCCACACTTGCCATCACCACCCTCCTCAAGACGGGCAGTGAGAGCAGCA AACTCATGAGGCAGATCTCCTTTATGTCAGAGATCTCTGATGAATTCAAGGTGGTGTTTGTCCAGGCCATCAGCGCCTTGTGTCAGAAGTATCCTTGCAAACACGCCATCCTCATGAACTTCCTGGTCACCATGCTGCGGGAAGAGGGTGTCTTTGAGTATAAGCGTGCCATCGTGGACtgcatcatcaccatcatcgaGGAGAACTCGGAGTGCAAGGAGACAGGGCTGTCACACCTATGCGAATTAATCGAGGACTGCGAGTTTACAGTGCTGGTCACCCACATCCTGCACCTCCTGGGCCAGGAGGGGCCCAAGACCAACAACCCTTCCAAGTATATCTGCTTCATCTACAACCGAGTGGTCCTGGAGCACAAAGAGGTCCGGGCAGGTGCTGTGAGTGCTCTGGCCAAGTTTGGAACCCAGAATGAAGAAATGTTACCCAGCATCTTGGTGTTGCTGAAGAGGTGTGTGATGGATGATGACAATGAGGTGAGGGACCGAGCCACCTTCTGTCTCAATGTCCTGGAGCAGAAGCTGAAGGCCCTCAACGCAGGCTACATCCTGAATGGTCTGACGGTCTCCATCCCTGGTCTGGAGAGGGCTTTGCAGCAGTGCACTCTAGAACCCTCAGAGAAAACTTTTGACCTCAAGTCTGTCTCCCTGGCCACCATACCCATCGCAGAGCAGAGAACAAAAAGCACCCCTATCACAGCAGTCAAACAGCCTGAGAAGGTGGCAGCTACATGACAGGAGATCTTCCAGGAACAGTTGGCAATGGTGCCAGAGTTCTGTGGGCTAGGCCCCCTTTTCAAGTCCTCACCTGAGTCTATGGCCCTCACCGAGGCGGAGACGGAGTACGTCATCTGCTGCACCAAGCACACCTTCACTGACCACATGGTGTTTCGGTTTGACTGCACTAACACACTCAACGACCAGACCTTGGAGAATGTCACAGTGCACATGGAGCCCACTGAGGCCTATGAGGTCCTCTGCTGTGTGCCTGCCCAGAGCCTGCCCTACAACCAGCCTGGGACCTGCTATACGCTGGTGGCGCTGCCCAAGGAAGACCCCACAGCTGTAGCCTGCACGTTCAGCTGCATGATGAAGTTCACTGTCAAGGACTGCGACCCCACCGCTGGGGAGACCGACAATGAAGGCTATGAGGATGAATACATGCTGGAAGACTTGGAGGTCACTGTAACTGATCACATACAAAAGGTCATGAAACTGAACTTTGAAGCAGCCTGGGATGAGGTAGGAGACAGGTTTGAGAAGGAGGAAACTTTCACCTTGTCTACCATCAAGACACTTGAAGAGGCTGTAGTCAATATTGTGAAGT CTGGAATGCATCCTTGTGAGAGATCAGACAAAGTGCCAGATAGCAAGAGCACTCACATGTTGCTCCTGCCCAGTGTGTTCCAAGGTGGACACGACATCCTGATGTGCTCCTGGCTGCTTCTTTTGGACACGGTGACAATGCAGATGACAGCCAGAAGTGTGGAGGAGCTGCCAGTAGACATCATCTTGGCATCTGTGGACTAG